The following coding sequences lie in one Arachis hypogaea cultivar Tifrunner chromosome 4, arahy.Tifrunner.gnm2.J5K5, whole genome shotgun sequence genomic window:
- the LOC112794710 gene encoding uncharacterized protein, whose translation MNLEGVGDEVRCCVFPVTLAGPAIQWFNSLPQGSVASFTDISRAFLAQFTTRIAKAKHPINLLGVTQKADETTRKYLDRFNDECLKIEGLTDSVASLCLTNGLLNEDFRKHLTTKPVWTMQKIQTVAREYINDEKVSQVVAANKRQTSYTQPRQHGNGERQKEHARDGGPSRTPRPFPRVGKFTNYTPLTLPIIEVYQQIAEKGILSKPRPLKDQTGGNKSLYSITIRATDTKCRTIST comes from the coding sequence ATGAACCTGGAGGGAGTGGGAGACGAAGTAAGGTGCTGCGTCTTCCCGGTCACCCTGGCAGGCCCTGCGATACAATGGTTCAATAGCCTCCCGCAGGGCTCCGTGGCCAGTTTCACGGACATCAGCCGTGCCTTCTTAGCCCAATTCACCACCAGAATCGCGAAGGCTAAACACCCGATCAATCTGCTCGGCGTCACTCAGAAAGCCGACGAGACGACCAGAAAGTACCTAGATCGCTTCAATGATGAATGCTTGAAAATTGAGGGGTTAACAGATTCGGTGGCGAGTCTCTGCCTGACAAACGGACTTCTTAACGAGGACTTCAGAAAGCATCTCACCACGAAGCCGGTCTGGACGATGCAAAAGATCCAAACGGTAGCCCGCGAATACATTAATGATGAGAAAGTCAGCCAAGTGGTGGCTGCCAACAAGCGGCAGACCTCCTATACTCAGCCCAGGCAACATGGCAACGGAGAAAGACAGAAGGAGCATGCCAGAGACGGCGGCCCAAGCAGAACACCTAGACCGTTTCCTCGTGTGGGGAAGTTCACCAACTACACTCCCCTCACTCTCCCCATCATAGAAGTCTACCAACAGATAGCTGAGAAGGGAATCTTGTCGAAGCCCCGTCCACTGAAGGATCAGACTGGCGGTAACAAGAGCCTTTACTCGATTACCATAAGGGCTACGGACACAAAATGCAGGACTATTTCGACCTAA